Proteins found in one Channa argus isolate prfri chromosome 7, Channa argus male v1.0, whole genome shotgun sequence genomic segment:
- the LOC137130579 gene encoding uncharacterized protein yields MEATGLRDVFKCVTLSIAAMEDIGLLPKPTSDPPVHRPTVTETFGYHHIPPDHLHVTDPSRKSDMEKDELSKKRSNLMIISDPQIIQQNPLLLATDISEKTGNTTPSKEGTPSKTPKAKVTDSSNWKQNNQKRLRVEGRAYVSKRKKVGEIVTKQPRAIGPRCTSNACKKASNRLCGEINEDARKKVFEEFWEHMNWTQRKLYVAGHVDCETEERSQAVGLHRLHRPISLRYHLMVDGKRKQVCKNMFLSTLGIGEWSVLSWAQQGALKKSEPSGNSQAVALHLLQNPAPSAISNTVELNQEQANTNDKDRSRALEPEEPARKKSRVAKPLTWKQNQQKQLRMEGKPYISKRKKDGATITKAQRTMGPRCTSSACKRASNRFCADFSAETRTKLFTSFWQCMNWAQRKIYVSGLVDCDPVERTRAPLTLSRRSVSMRYHLIAEGERKQVCKKMFLSTLGIGEWSVLNWAQNVSQQDNSEENTKKTTQRKSRKASEHIVLKDFLESLPKVPSYCCGTSISKLYLEPVFSNMSEVYRHYYNHCLEKKSTPLSRQVFCAVFKKMDLGLCDLKRDEGCPFAVTGNLFNELWEEYCMERGGPGPQPGPQPEKVGHH; encoded by the exons ATGGAAGCGACGGGCCTACGAGACGTTTTCAAATGTGTAACACTGT CCATTGCAGCAATGGAGGATATCGGTCTCCTTCCCAAGCCCACCAGTGACCCCCCTGTCCACCGACCCACTGTCACTGAGACTTTTGGGTACCACCACATCCCTCCGG ACCATCTGCATGTCACTGACCCAAGCAGGAAATCTGACATGGAAAAAGATGAACTGTCCAAAAAAAGGTCCAACTTAATGATCATATCAGACCCGCAGATAATTCAACAGAACCCACTGCTCCTGGCCACTGATATTA gtGAAAAAACTGGAAACACTACTCCGAGCAAAGAAGGGACTCCAAGTAAAACACCTAAAGCCAAAGTCACAGATTCATCAAACTGGAAGCAAAACAATCAGAAACGGCTGAGGGTGGAGGGAAGAGCATATGTGAGCAAACGCAAAAAAGTGGGCGAGATTGTGACAAAACAGCCGAGAGCAATAGGACCACGGTGCACCTCGAATGCCTGCAAAAAGGCGTCCAACCGGCTTTGCGGGGAAATCAACGAAGACGCCAGGAAGAAAGTGTTTGAAGAATTCTGGGAGCACATGAACTGGACTCAGAGAAAACTGTATGTAGCAGGACACGTTGACTGTGAAACCGAGGAACGATCTCAAGCGGTGGGATTACACAGATTACACCGGCCGATTTCCCTCCGTTATCACCTGATGGTGGATGGTAAAAGGAAACAAGTGTGTAAGAACATGTTCCTGTCTACTCTGGGCATTGGAGAGTGGTCTGTGCTCAGCTGGGCACAGCAAGGAGCACTGAAAAAGAGTGAACCGAGTGGCAACAGCCAGGCTGTGGCTCTGCATCTACTACAGAATCCTGCTCCTTCTGCAATCAGTAATACAGTGGAACTTAACCagg AACAAGCGAATACCAATGACAAAGATAGAAGCCGAGCACTAGAACCAGAGGAGCCGGCCAGAAAAAAATCCAGAGTTGCCAAGCCCTTAACGTGGAAGCAAAATCAACAGAAGCAACTTAGAATGGAGGGCAAACCGTACATCAGCAAACGAAAGAAAGACGGTGCGACCATAACGAAAGCTCAGAGGACAATGGGGCCGAGATGCACGTCCAGCGCATGCAAAAGGGCCTCCAACCGCTTCTGTGCGGACTTCAGTGCAGAAACCAGGACCAAACTCTTTACTAGTTTCTGGCAGTGCATGAACTGGGCCCAGAGAAAGATCTACGTTTCTGGACTGGTCGACTGTGACCCAGTGGAAAGAACCCGAGCGCCGTTGACTCTGTCGAGAAGATCGGTCTCAATGCGATATCATTTAATAGCAGAAGGTGAAAGAAAGCAGGTTTGCAAAAAGATGTTTCTCTCCACTTTAGGGATTGGAGAGTGGTCAGTGCTCAACTGGGCACAAAATGTATCCCAACAGGACAATTCCGAGGAAAACACTAAGAAGACAACACAGAGGAAGTCCCGTAAAGCGTCCGAACACATCGTCCTGAAGGACTTCCTGGAGAGTTTACCTAAAGTGCCCTCTTACTGTTGTGGGACATCCATCTCAAAGTTGTATCTGGAACCGGTCTTTTCGAACATGTCGGAGGTGTACCGGCACTACTACAACCACTGCTTAGAGAAGAAGTCCACGCCGCTCTCTCGGCAGGTTTtttgtgctgtatttaaaaaaatggatttgGGATTGTGCGACCTGAAAAGGGATGAGGGTTGTCCTTTTGCTGTGACAGGAAACTTGTTTAATGAGCTTTGGGAGGAATACTGCATGGAAAGAGGAGGTCCAGGCCCACAACCAGGCCCACAACCAGAGAAAGTGGGTCATCACTAA